A stretch of Lepisosteus oculatus isolate fLepOcu1 chromosome 11, fLepOcu1.hap2, whole genome shotgun sequence DNA encodes these proteins:
- the LOC102696120 gene encoding guanine nucleotide-binding protein G(I)/G(S)/G(O) subunit gamma-12-like, with the protein MLEMPGKFCSSSVAQARRAVDQLRLEASVDRIKISIAATDLVRFCQDHSKSDPLLTGIPTSSNPFKDKKSCVLL; encoded by the exons ATGTTGGAGATGCCAGGGAAGTTCTGCAGCAGCAGTGTGGCTCAGGCTCGCCGGGCTGTGGACCAGCTTCGGCTGGAGGCCAGTGTGGACAGGATCAAG ATCTCCATAGCTGCCACCGATCTGGTGCGCTTCTGCCAGGACCACAGCAAGAGCGACCCGCTGCTCACCGGCATCCCCACCTCTTCCAACCCCTTCAAGGACAAGAAGTCCTGCGTGCTGCTCTGA